One genomic region from Vannielia litorea encodes:
- a CDS encoding DUF6280 family protein yields MIDFVDGTAFNQEQGQRARKLFAAVVLAALDDAIADDKKYGNGPEQIARWARSRDGREVLSCAGIDPNERVVGGLMEFVGKGVRTSVALSREESERRQAAEQAEAA; encoded by the coding sequence ATGATTGACTTTGTCGACGGCACGGCTTTCAACCAAGAACAGGGCCAACGCGCTCGCAAGCTCTTTGCGGCGGTTGTTCTTGCGGCTCTGGATGATGCCATCGCGGATGACAAGAAATACGGCAACGGCCCTGAGCAGATCGCCCGCTGGGCGCGGTCGCGCGACGGCCGTGAAGTGCTGAGCTGCGCCGGGATCGACCCCAACGAGCGGGTCGTGGGCGGGCTCATGGAATTTGTCGGCAAGGGTGTCCGCACCTCCGTCGCGCTGTCGCGCGAGGAGAGCGAGCGTCGCCAGGCTGCCGAACAGGCCGAAGCGGCCTGA
- the efp gene encoding elongation factor P has translation MPKINGNEIRPGNVLEHNAGLWVAVKVDHVKPGKGGAFAQVEMKNLRNGSKLNERFRSADKVERVRLEQKDQQFLYESDGMLVFMDTDTYEQIELPADILGDRRPFLQDGMTIVIEYYESEALSATLPQKVTCKVVETEPVVKGQTAANSFKPATLDNGVKVMVPPFVGQDEDIIVNTETMEYAERA, from the coding sequence ATGCCGAAGATCAACGGAAATGAAATTCGCCCGGGCAACGTGCTCGAGCACAACGCCGGCCTCTGGGTCGCCGTTAAGGTCGACCACGTGAAGCCCGGCAAGGGCGGCGCATTTGCCCAGGTCGAGATGAAGAACCTCCGCAACGGCTCCAAGCTGAACGAGCGGTTCCGCTCCGCCGACAAGGTCGAGCGCGTCCGCCTCGAGCAGAAAGACCAGCAATTCCTCTATGAATCCGATGGGATGCTGGTGTTCATGGACACCGACACCTACGAGCAGATCGAGCTGCCCGCCGACATCCTCGGCGACCGTCGACCCTTCCTGCAAGACGGCATGACCATCGTGATCGAGTACTACGAGAGCGAGGCGCTGAGCGCCACTCTGCCGCAGAAAGTGACCTGCAAAGTCGTCGAGACCGAGCCGGTCGTGAAGGGCCAGACCGCGGCCAACAGCTTCAAGCCCGCGACCCTCGACAATGGCGTCAAAGTCATGGTGCCGCCCTTCGTCGGTCAGGATGAAGACATCATCGTGAATACCGAAACGATGGAGTACGCCGAGCGCGCCTGA
- a CDS encoding YgfZ/GcvT domain-containing protein yields the protein MDRTVFRITGTDRLEFLQNLVTNNVKGLETGLVWAALLTPQGKYLADFFLVPEEEALLVDVATPLAADLAKRLKMYRLRADVQIEETEVVVTRGTGPAPEGALPDPRDPAMGWRAYNGAPGDDTDWDAMRVAHIVPESGLELVPGDSYPLELGFERLHGVDFRKGCYVGQEVTARMKHKTELKKGLVRVAVEGAAPVGTEVLAGDRPAGVLYTQSGGQGLAWLRFDRADGPMRAGDATVIWDGTRP from the coding sequence ATGGATCGCACCGTTTTTCGCATCACCGGCACCGACCGGCTCGAGTTCTTGCAGAACCTCGTTACCAACAACGTGAAGGGGCTGGAGACCGGCCTTGTCTGGGCTGCGCTGCTGACACCGCAGGGCAAGTATCTGGCCGATTTCTTCCTCGTGCCGGAGGAGGAGGCGCTGCTGGTTGATGTGGCTACGCCGCTGGCCGCGGATCTTGCGAAACGGCTGAAAATGTACCGGCTGCGGGCCGATGTGCAGATCGAAGAAACCGAAGTGGTGGTGACCCGTGGCACCGGCCCAGCCCCCGAGGGCGCCCTGCCCGACCCGCGCGATCCGGCGATGGGCTGGCGGGCTTACAACGGCGCACCGGGCGACGACACCGATTGGGACGCCATGCGCGTGGCGCATATCGTGCCCGAAAGCGGGTTGGAATTGGTGCCGGGTGATAGCTACCCGCTTGAGCTTGGCTTCGAGCGGCTGCACGGCGTGGATTTTCGCAAAGGGTGCTACGTGGGGCAGGAAGTGACCGCCCGGATGAAGCACAAGACGGAGCTGAAAAAGGGCCTCGTACGGGTGGCCGTGGAGGGCGCGGCGCCGGTGGGCACGGAGGTGCTGGCCGGGGATCGGCCAGCGGGGGTGCTCTATACCCAATCGGGCGGTCAGGGGCTCGCATGGCTGCGGTTCGACCGGGCCGACGGGCCAATGCGCGCGGGCGATGCGACGGTAATTTGGGACGGAACGCGGCCCTGA